The sequence TAACACTCACACGAGCATCAAATCGATGCGGATACTTCAGTGCGGTATGAAGAGAATGCTACATTGCCTAAAGTGCCgttttttggatgagacgttaaaccaaagtCCCATCTTCTCTTTCAGATGGATGAAAAAGATCCCACGgcaatatttaaaaaaacagcAGGGAAGTTCTTCATGGTGCTtagatcaatatttatccctcagccaacatcatgaAATCAGAATGCTTATCttgctgctgtttgtggaactttctgtgtgaaaattggctcctgcaacagtgactgcaaatcaaaaagtacttaattaactCTAAAGTCTTTGggatggtgaaaggtgctatttaaatccaagttttttttcttcctttctttgtcCTGTAGATCACAGCTATGTCATGTATCCTGGGTATATAGATATCCCACTTCTGTTTCGCGTAATATTGCCTCCCACCATTTGTGTGTAATTCTCAGTGATTGAAATCCTGTCCTTTTCTCTTTCCCAGCATGGCAGCAGGTGGAAGAAGAGCTTGGAGCCAGTCAGCAACTGGAGAATGGGCAGTGCGCTCATGGGCCGGTGCAATACGTGGAGAAAACACCAAACCAGAACTTGAAGAGTAGGTTCTAGTGGTAACTTTGAATATATAGACTTTTTTTATAGAGGGGTGGATGTTTGTCCAGgctttgccaaccctccaggattgtcctggaataTCCAGGATTTATAAAAATATTCCTGAGCATTGtaagcatcactggtaaggccagcatttatcactgATCTCTAATTTCCCCTGAGGTGGTGGCGGCGAGCTGCTACCtcgaattgctgcagtccatgaggtgcagctacacccacagtgctgttagggcaggagttccaggattttgacccagcgccagtgaaggaatggcaatatagttccaagtcagcgtggcgtgtgacttggagggaaacttgcaggtggcggtccTTTAAAGATTCATCTCTTGGTCACTAACATCTGATctaaagacggcacctccaacagtgcaggactccttcagtactgcactggaagtgTTAGCCTGGATAATGGGCTCAAATGtcgagagtgggacttgaacacaatcttctgactcagatgagagtgctacccattgagccaTGACTGGCACAAGAATTAAAATGGATTGTGTTTTATTCCAATTTGTTTTAACACTTAATGTTTATTAGTTATAAAACTATTGGAGACAGCTTAAATAACAAGATGAGGTCATGTAATAAAATCTTGAGGAATAATTCCATTGAGAGTTAGTGGCCCCTTAGCTAGTTTATCCAGCCTGTAGCTGAAACATAGCCCAGGACCACCCTGGTTGAAGTCTGCagtctgtgctgaattagctgatctgAGCTGGGGTTGCAGtaggggtggagaggggaaattTTGGTTAGGGTAATCCTGATTGTGATAGTGGCCCTAGCTGGGAATGTGCATGCGCAAAGCCACTGCACTGAATCAGGTGTGGCTTTGCTGCCCTCTGTGGGCAATTTGCTGAATTCATGACCCATGGAGCTTACAAGTGAAGAATGGTGATTGTGATGAATTATTAGTGATCAGAGCGCTGCTATCtaatccgtgctgtacctgctctgggagtgttgaTATAAATGAAAAAATATCATGAAAGTGTAAGTGAGGGGTTACTTGTGCACACAAGTCTCCTGGGAtccctgcactgtttcaggaggtGCTCTGCGTTAAAATGTTGCCCGCTTTGTTTCCCAGACTTTGTCCCGATCGATCTCGAAGAGTGGTGGGCAAAGCAGTTCTTGGCCAATATCCAGAACTCGTCCTAAAGTCAGTCAGGAACGGCCTCCTTTTACAGGGCAGAGGGTCAGCAGCCAGTTAACACTTGGACTTCTTCAGATCTCTCCCTACTCTGTGATTCGTGCACAGTGAAGACATTTTTTTTGTAAAATCTGGATCAACTGGGACTCTCTACAGTGACCGTTGACCTTTGACTTCTCAGCTTCGAATGGATGAAATTCTCTCACCTTTGAGCAATAAAGCAGCAAGTCTGTAAGCAAGACCACCAGAAATGTCTTTACATAATGTTTCAGAAGAtatttttcattttattcttaAAGGGTCATTATGTGCTCTGTCTGTACCAGCATACATTGAATGACATCCTGGAGTACCTAGGCCCAAGATACAGCTACCCACCTTGTGACTTGAGTGGAATGGAGAAAAGCACCAAAAAAACGTGCCCGGGGCCATTAATTGGTTATCTCACAGGCCCTTGATTGGGAATGCATGCTCCCATCTCACTCAGGGCAGATCAAGGAACAGCAGCTACTTAAAaactgcacccctcccccaaggAGACGACATGCCACTAAAATTCATCCTTCCTCTACAGGAATTTAGTTTTCATTTTCCAACCTGTTTTGTGCTATCTCAAGATCAGCAGCAAGCAAGAAATTCCAGTTTTGCTTATGCTACAGTATAGAGTGGTTTTGAAATGTGAAGTGTTTTCAATGAATCATgtttacttcttctgccaccccctcccccaatacaCATCCAGCGAGCATCAGGTGATTTTAAGCACACTGCCTGTGTTGCTACAGAGGTGAGAGCAGATTTGCAGCCCACCCTTGCCATGGTAACAGCTTCCTCTATGACAAAgggtttcacactcctctcactacCATCTTGTTATCAAGTCGTTGAGGACTGGAATTGAAGTAGTGGCAGTTGGTCACCCTTCATCACTGCTCCAGCAGAACAACCTTCTTCTGTCACCTCAATTCCTTGGGGGCAGTGTCTATGGGGAGAGGGGACAGAAGGACCTGTCTGTCTccagggtggagggttggggatgggagggggtggtggttaaCCTCTCTAATGCCAGTCCATAGAGAAGTAGCTGTCAGTCAGTTAGTAGTCACCCTCGAACAGGTCTCAAATGTGAGCTATAAGCAGGCCTCTTGCATGCTTGTAATAAGCATTAGTGAACAGCACACACTCGAACAGGTAACTGTTCTTCACAAGGATCTGTATTCAAACAAGGCCCCCGCTGGGGGCAAGATTGGGGGCCATCTTATTATTCCTGATGATACAGGAAGAGCATTATCAGATAggaggattttgtcctgtgtggtgctGGCACTTGCTATGCAGAGGGTGGGTGACACTGAGCAGACTGGGAGGGGCTGTTTAAAAGGACACCTATCATTGATAAAATGATTCAGAAGCACTGGTGGACTCGTCAGAAACTATTTAGGAATGTTAAAACTCTTGAAGCCTCAGTTAATGAGGCAGTGTCAGTTTGTTGCTGATTGTAAATGCAGACAGATCATCCATTATCTAGTGCAATATGAGCTTAATCAGATCTTGGTCTCTCTCAGGTCTCACTCTTCCTTCATTTTAATGTACAGATTCAGTTCTCTGCACTCCTGTTCTTGAGCATGTGGTTCAGATGCTCCAAGCAACTGAAGCTATATTTGGGAGATGTTTACAGTATTCTGGGAGTTCCAATGTTAGTAAATGAGGGTGGTAAATGTGATTTTAAAAGGCACCTACTGTGGCAAACACTTTTTGATGTACTAATATCACCTTATTCACCCCTGCCTTAATGCCCAGTCAAGCTGAGGAGCCAATGACAGACAGCATTCTGGGTAGACAGCTCAACTAGCACTTCAAACTACCAATCACAACATGGCTTTCTGATAGCATTCATAAGACTGCAGACCAATCAAGGGAAGTGGTGGCTCAGCCCCACTCATAGGGGGTTTATTTTTAGATTTTAGATGTCCCCTTGCATATGGGCCTGATGAGCTTCTTAGCATGTCGTACTTAACAAAGAGAACATTTAAACAGCCCACTTATCCCAAGCCACCTCCTCAGGATGTTTCTTGCTTTCCTTCCATTAGCCTCCTGCTTTATTTCTGTAGTCTTCCTGAGTGAACAGAAAGTAGCTGCAAGCAGGCCTCTGTTTAGATAATATTTACATTTTCACTTTCTAAAACAACCTCCAGTGGGGTGCTCTGCTGTGCTGGGGGGAATGAGTGTGATTTTTCTAGAATCCTAGTCAAGCTATTCAATTTCTTTGACATCTCTGTTTCCAGCCCTGTAGTTTTGCCTTTAAAGCCTGGGGTTGAATGCACAGCCCCAGCCCACACCAATGACACTAATCCACTTCAGCTGGGTTCAGTTCAGGGTTTTGCTTCATCACCACTGCCCTATGAGATGATCATTaattgggatgtatggcctgcTGCCTTTGGCATTCCTGGCACTGGGCTGTCTAACAGGAAGAATCCCAGCTCTGAACCAAAGGAGCTAAACTGTAGAAAATGGTACAGAAACCCCCCATGTTACCACTTGTTTGCACTATGGTGTGATGAGATAACTCTTCACAAAAGAAACAGGGCATCATTTTAATTGGGATTTTCATTTGCTTAATAGATGCTCTGTCAAAATACAGTACAGGATCCCTTAAATGTGTCTGTGGGACGGATGGTGTACCCTTAACCATGTCGGATTGgacacaaacagaaaatgttggaaaaactcagcaggtctggcagcatctgtggagagagagagagagttaacatttcgagtccatatatctcttcagagctaaagagatgtagaaatgtgattaatttaatactgtttaagagggggtacAGCAGATGGAGCAAAATAGGTTAGGGATAGGTAATAGCCCAGAGATTGACAAagttgtcatggacacaagacaaagggagtgttaatgactaaagaaggtgctgatagtggcataaaggtaagatagcagaatgtgttaatagcagaacaagggtcaacactctgtgaaagcacaacttagaaacaagtaacagatggtcctgtttggggaaaaaggatttttaaaaaaattaaaaatataaaaaaaaataaaacttttaaaattggATAAAAAAAGGATAAAGACGgaagacagagttcatgatctgaagttgttgaattcaatgttaagtccggaaggctgtaaagtgcctaattgtaagatgaggttctgttcctccagtttgtgttgggcttcactggaacattacagcaggccaaggatggacatgtgggcatcagagcaagatggtatgttgaaatggcaagtgacaggaaagtctgggtcatgcttgcagactgagcaaaggtgttctgcaaagcggtcactcagtctgcgtttaatctccccaatgtagaggagactgcattgagaacagcgaatacagtagagCAAACTGAGTGTTGCTTCatctaaaaggagtgtttgggaccttggaaggtgaggagggaggagttaaaggggcaggtgttaaccctctgtgattgcatgggaaggtgctgtgggaaggggatgaggagcgATCCCTACAAAATGCTGATGGGAcggggtggagggaggatgagggggagggtgtgtttgatggtggcatcatgctggagttggcagagaaTGATCTTTGCAATGTGAAGGCTGGTagggtgaaaaatgaggacaagagggaccctatcgtggttctgggaggggaaggggtgagggcagaggtacgggagatgggttggacacggttgaagaccctgtcaaccacagtgggggggaaacctcggttaaggaaaatgGAAGATGTGTCAGAAGCACTGTTCTGGAAgttagcatcattggaacagatgcaatggagctggaggaactgggagaatgggatggggtccttacaagaagcagggtgtgaggagccgtAGTCAaggaagctgtgggagtcagtgggattgtaatggatattggtagacagtatcaccagaaatggagacaatgGTGTCAAGGAAGGgagtgttagagatggaccatgtgaagataaaCGGtgtgtggaaattggaagcaaaatcgacAAATTtgtccaggtccagacgagagcatgaagcggcactgatacAGTCATTGATATACTGAAAagagtgttgtgggagggggcctgagtaggactagaactaggaatgttccacataatccacaaaaagacaggcagaacTGGGACCCATGCAGGTATCAATAGCCACAGCTTtcatttggagaaagtgagacaaaTTAAAGgcaaaattgttcaatgagagaacaagttcaggcaggcggcctctgttcaaggaagaagcggaaagcccccagaccatcctggtggaggatggaggtgtagagggacagGGCATCCACAGGAAAAAGGATTAGATACCCTTCTTAGGACATAACATAACGTGGCAACGGATGAAGATTGCACCTAGTTTTAATTTTTAAGGTGGACAGAAGATTAAATGAATTCTAAATCTTCCACTGCCACAGTAGGTGGGGTACTGTATTCAGTGTGtacagggtcagtgtggggatTTGGCTGGGTGACTGAATCATCCTCGTAGCAAGCTGAGCAGTGTGTCATTAATGTTTTTCTAACTATGCAACGAGTTCTATTTTCTTACACCATAACTAAAGGTTGGAAAAGGGAAGGATTGCAATGGTTAAATCAGTGAACTGAATGAGACAGAACTCTGGAGAGAGGTCCAGTGTTTGAAAACTCGCCCTGTCCTGACTGGAAGCCAGAGGACAAGAGTGTGACCAAACCACAGTCCAGGTGTGACTCTTAAAAGTGAACTTGCATCTCTTCTGAGCCTGTGTATGTGTAAAAATAAATCAAGCTGGATGATTAAGCtgaaaggaaataaaataaaaaaaatccaagtGTTTACCCAGTCTTTTCTTTCAAGCAGCTTTTGATCTCTGGGTGTTGGCTGGGTGGATACTGGTCTGTACCTCTCTGGGGAATATTTGATGAAATATttcagaaggagctttactctatccCTTGATAGAGATGGTGTAGAGCAGACCAGGGTAAACAATAACACACGGCCCACTGCAGCTGCACCAGGGAAAGCACACAAGGTACACAGTGTGAGCTGAGTGCACATGTGCAACTTCCTGGCACCAGGAGTTGTGAAAACAAATTGCAGATCTTGCAGAGCTTCAAGGGACGTACAATGAGAGTACTTCAGGATAAGTTGGAGTTGGCCAATGGATTGGAGGCTGGAGGCAGGCTTTTCTTGGGGAGTATGTGTGGCCACCATGCTAAGATAGATGAAGGTACATGCAACAGCAATGAGAGCAACACAAGGTAAGTGGGCATTAAAGGTACTATTAGATTACTGcagtttttattttcattttggaTTTGCAAGTATGTACACTAATTTCTGAACTTCAAATTATTTTACAATTAAGCATTAATACACTTTATGAAAAGTCAAGTCAACTCATATTGTTTTGTTTCCCCATTTTTCTCATTCCCTCACTGAAGGGACTGATCCTTGCTAAGGTCTGGTGCCATGGTGCTGGCAGTCCAGGATTTGAACCTAGGAACTTTTCAGGTGTGCACTGGCGTAGTAATACACTGAAGAGTGCTTTCACCCATTAGAATAGTTATATATCTAGAATTTATTAAGAAAATTTGCATCCGTGTGTATGTCCTGTCAACTTTTTACACTATGAATTCCTATAGCCATATATTGGTGCCAGAGAGGTGGACTTTCAGTTAAATGGGGAGATGAGAATTGCTGGTTTTGttttagaggtgttcaaaatcttgaagggTATTGATTAggtaaataagaagaaactgtttctGGTGCAGAAGGTTTgttaactagaggacacagatttaaggtaactggcaaaagaaccagatggTAACAAATTTGTAACCCAGCAAATTCATAACCCCTaggtctagattctcccacaagaggaaacatcctctccacatccatcctgtcaagacccctcaggattttaaaggtttcaatcaagtcacctcttattcttctaaactccagtggatagaagtctagcctgtccaacctttcctcataagacaacccgcccgttcctggtattagtctagtaaactttctctgaactacttctaatgcatttacatccttccttaaataaggagaccaatactgtacacagtactccagatgtggtctcagcagtgccctgtgcataacctccctacttttgtattcaactccCCTCACAAACAAAATtctatttgttttcctaattatttgctgtacctgcatactagccttttgtgatttatgcactaggacacccagatccctctgaatcccagagctctgcaatcattcatgatttagataatatgcttttttattcttcctgccaaaatggacaatttcacatctgcctacattatattacatttgccagatctttgtccatccACTTaacctttgtagcctccttatgtcctcttcacaacttactttcctactttgtgtcatcagcaaatttagcaaccatacattcgatCCCTTCATCAGTCATTTCTATAAATTGTGAAAGTTGAGGCCCTGGCAGTGATTCCTGTGACACATCATTTATTATATCCTGCCAACCAGTAAAAGATCCAGTTATacctactgtttcctgttagctagccaatcttctacccatgccaataagttaccccctacaccatgagcttttatcttctgtaataatctttgatgtggcaccttatcaaatgccttctggaaatctaagtacagtacatccactggttgccctttatctacagcacgcGTGACTCCTTCAAAATACTCCATTAAATTgattaaacgtgatttccctttcacaaaaccatgttgactctgcctgattgccttgaatttttctaagtgcactgccataacatctttaataataacttctaacattttccttatgacagatgttaagataagtggcctgtagtttcctgctttctgtctccatttttgaataaagtagttccattcactattttccccaaatctagggaagtttggaaaattaaagccaaagCATAACTATCTCACTAACGTTCTCCTTATCAGTGAGAATGTGAAAATGTAACTGATAACAGAGCAAATGGAAATCAATAGTGTGTGGAGAAAGTGAACAGTAAACCTGGTTTCTGCAGCAGCCTCATTAGCAAGACAAAAGCAAATGCAGGGAGGCGGTGACattgtggtgttgtcactggaccagtattccagagacccagggtaatgctctggggacccaggtttcaatcccaccacggcagatggtcaaatctgaattcaataaaaatctggaattaaaagtctgatgatgaccatgaaaccattgccatctggttcactaatgtgccatccttacctggcctggcctgcatgtgactctagacccacagcaatgtggttgattcttaaatgccctctgaataagggcaattagggatgggcaataagtgccagtctaggcagcaatgcccacatcccataaacaatttttttaaaactccagatactggaaatctgaactaaaaacagaaaatgctgggagcactccagtcaggcagcatctatggagagagaataaGAATGAATTGGACTTTGGTGCCCTTGTAAAGAGGGATGACCAACTGCATTGTTCACATTAAGCCAAGAAAGGGTGCAAGAGTTTGTTATGTGATTGTATTGTATCATTATGATGGCATCATTAGAATAAAGGTATATGCTTATTTGTACCAAAATTTATCTTTATAATTGTTGGTTTCTTGAGTGTTTATAGCCGCTCTTCCCCTGTACAATTTCCATATTCAGATGTGGCCCTCAGACCGAAAAGTTTGTCCACCGCTGATGTAGagagagcttcactctgtatgTAACCCACGCTGAGAGTGTTTTATGGGACAGTACagtgggagctttactgtgtatctaacctgtgctgttggTGCCCTGGGAGTGGGTGATGCCCTATGTTAAAGGTGATAAGCATCTGATCCACAAGGTTGCAGTGCTTCACTTTGGCTGCTCAGATTTGTGCCACAAATAACATGAAGTGCAGTGAATGCACCAGAATTAACTTTACAGGTCAAAAAAATGTTCATTTATTCACCTTTAGCACATGAATACAGACAGGCAGAGGCTTCTGGGCTGCCACAGGAGTGAACACACCGCTCAACTCAAAACAACTTAAAAATAAGGGCTTCAAGTGCAACATCCTTTTATGTCTATATGGTTAAAACAAGGTTCCAGCTTGAGTTCACTTTACTGGAGAGACAGTCACATTCCTGCCTGTTAACAGAGCAAATGGAAATCAACAGCAATGGCAGCATGTGGAGAAAATGAACAATAAACCTGGGTTCTACAGCAACCTTCTCAACACACCCCTACCCTCACTAATTCTCTCTAAATATAAATGGTGACACTAGCTTGGACTGGTCAGAACTTGGAGCTTAAGGAGAGTGGGGGTCAGCAGAGACGCTGATCCAGAAAGACCAGTTTCCAAATACATCCCCTAACTCTCATTTAAATGATCTGGCAGAAACTGAGGCTGAAACCATTCATCAAAGCTTTTAACAAGGCTGCTTAACTGGGAGAGTGGCAATATCCCAACACGTCATTTGCTGACTAGAAATTGATCAGTTCAAAGCCACACAATCAGATTCCTGGACCTACCCAAATCTGCAGCCCAAGAGCATCTGACAAAGGGGAATAGATGTGTCCATTTGTGAAGAGAGTTTTCAGCCCGAGGTTTGAGCAGAAAACTCCATGAAAGGGATACTCAGGTGCAGGCTTCCCAGCCCAGGTCCATGACGCAAAGATTTTCATCACTCACACTTCAAATACCATACCATGACTCAGAAGAAATTAAATCGGAAGTGATTTTGGTGGTCTTggtcacactcgctcacacattgAATTGTGCTCCTCTCCAAATTCATGGAGTCAGATTCAGGGAAATCCCCACTCTTCGTCAATTTGCTCACTGATTTTCGGAAGATTTTGCTCTTTGTCTGCCTTCCAACTGGTTTGATTTTGGCAGATTTTGTAGCTGGAAGAAGTGAGAAAAGTAAGTTACTATTAGCCCAATGAACAGCCCAATCATGGTCAATCCTATCCCTCAATCTCAGTCAATACCATCGCACGATGCAATCCACGGTCGGTCTCATACACACAACACATGCATTCCAACTCAACCATTAGTCCCCCCCACCGCACAAATCTGCTCACTTCTCCCACTTATTACCCTTCCCATTGGAGCTGTGTGACCACATCTCCTGACTGCACCTGGGTAGCCCCTCTGACCTGCAAGCATCAATCTGAACTGtttctgcctctcctcctccATCTTTTTCCTGTAGTCTCCAAAAATGGACCTCATCACCTGCCGCTTCTTCACAAGTGGTGCTTTCTCACTGCGGAGGGTTCTCAGTGCATGAAGGGCCCCATCAGCTGTAATACAAAAAGCATCACAGTATCCATTCTCTGGCCTTACACATCACCATCGTCTATTCTACCCAGTACAGTGGGTGGCCTGTGAAGCAGATGGTTACCTGACAAATCATCAGTCTAATTTTTACTCTGTGTTGCACCTTTGGAGAATGAGAGCAGCAGAAAGGAATGAGGAAGTGACCAAGTTAAAGGATGATTTTAAGCAACTGCTTTCTCTGTTGTTCTTTGACTGGTCAACAGGCAAGGTGGCTGTGTACCTCTCTCCAACATGGAACCCTTGCTATCTGGTATCCTTTATCTGAAGGCTTCACTAACAATGACAAATTGCTTTCTATCATGACAGGAGCATTTGAAATAGGAATAAACCCATAGAgcggagaaggctaagaggagtttTGACAGCAGTGTTTAAAAAGAGTTTAGGTAGAGTAAATAAAGTGAAACTGTTTCCAATAGCTGAAGTTCCAATATCCatagggcacaaatttaaggtgattggcaaaagaaccagaggcgacatgagaaACTTTTTTATGCAACGAGTGGTTAATTTCAGAATGCAGACTGACAGGgtgatggaaacagattcagtagtaaccatcaaaaggaaattggaaaaaTACTGGAAGGAGAAAGAATTGTAGATATGGAGAGGGAGGGGTTGCTCTTTGAAAGTTGATGtagactcgatgagccaaatggcctccttctgtgctgtacattgcaTTATTGTATCTATCCTGCTGCATGTCAGTAACAGCCTGTATTGTTGGGTAATGTATATGATTTTAGTTGGATACCTCACCTCTTAGAGGGCAGTTTACAGATGAAGAAAGGAATTGGAAAAGGCCACTGACACAAAAATCCCATTCAGAGtactgcagcccctacaacacacCTTGTTTCTGTTTGACTTTCTGAGTGCGCAGCCCAAGTTCCAGCTGCTCAATGCACCAATCCACTTCCCGCCGCAGTTGTTCATCTGAAGACTGGAGAAGATATTAGCAAGTTAAAGCAACACACTGAGCTCAGGCTGAGACATCCTAACAAGGAATGCGCCAATAAGCATGTACATCAAGACAAATGGTACAACCCACATATGGAGCAAAGTCACTGTGTGGCAAAGGTTGCGTGAGATACCAGGGTGCTTCTTTTATCCACTGCACCGGCTCTGAACTCCTGGTAGCTGTTCCTCTCCCACATGTTAGATCCAGAGTAatgaaacggctgaaagcactggatacagcaaaagctACGGGCTGTGGCAACATCCCCCATaacagcactgaagacttgtgcttgccacttatcagcccaagcccaaaTATTGATCAGGTCTTGCTacagctgttccaggacagctagAACATTGGCATCTAGCCCACAATGTGGAAAATCGCTCAGGTAAGACAtgtccacaaaaaggacaaatccaatccagctaattgccaccccatcagtctactctcaatgatcagcaaagtgatggaaggtgttgctgACTGTGCTATCATTTGgtacagcaataacacactcaatgatgctcagtttaggttctgccagggcacttggctcctgacctcataacagccttagtccaaacatggtcaaaagagttTGATGTcatgaggtgaggtgggagtttctcctcttgacatcaaggcagcatcatTTGACCGGTGccacatcaaggagccttagcaaaattgaagtaaatgggagttagggggaaaactctcctctgcctggggtcatacctagcacaaaggaagattgttatgtctgttggaggccaatcatctcaatcctATGTCATCccctcaggagttcctcagtagtgtcctaggccccagcatcttcagctgcttcaatgactttttattcatttacaagatgtggacttcgctggctagtAGCTGTTCCTCTCCCACATGTTAGATCCAGAGTAatgaaacggctgaaagcactggatacagcaaaagctACGGGCTGTGGCAACATCCCCCATaacagcactgaagacttgtgcttgccacttatcagcccaagcccaaaTATTGATCAGGTATTGATCACCTCATGACATCAaactcttttgaccatgtttggactaaggctgttatgaggtcaggagccaagtgccctggcagaacctaaactgagcatcattgagtgtgttattgctgtacCAAATGATAGCACAGTcagcaacaccttccatcactttgctgatcattgagagtagactgatggggtgtacatccctaattgccc is a genomic window of Carcharodon carcharias isolate sCarCar2 chromosome 15, sCarCar2.pri, whole genome shotgun sequence containing:
- the mcrip2 gene encoding MAPK regulated corepressor interacting protein 2 isoform X1 → MYTITRGPSRLATQRRTGPSQQIEAKSSCDLKQKPAGSCPAPKLVFNRVNGKRCPTPGITDTREEEHTPAHEENVRFVYEAWQQVEEELGASQQLENGQCAHGPVQYVEKTPNQNLKNALSKYSTGSLKCVCGTDGVPLTMSDWTQTENVGKTQQVWQHLWRERES